In one Arenibacter antarcticus genomic region, the following are encoded:
- a CDS encoding TonB-dependent receptor produces MEKLKLILGSGMAAVAFLFPVNGECNNSMKAFSDTAPVEMVNTRTPNASEIKRLGVVQGWDVTGRILDKAGVPLPGATIVEKGTSNGTMTDFDGNFSLMVSEKDAVLLISYIGYVKQEVVVKGQEIINVVLDEDAEKLDEVVVVGYGTQKRKDLTGAITSVNVDAMPPSANTNVMQAMRGQTAGLNVDGGSMAGSEPSFTIRGKTSLSASNGPLIVLDGIIYNGTMSSINVSDIEKVDILKGASAAAVYGSRSANGVVLVTTKKGKRGEGPKINFSANSGLQGYANNPVKYMNGEQYAKRLVDYNYFQSLYSWYGKNPSGPSDQAGRPVHPGYQEQSVLNVLKSDDERANYVAGNEINWIDEVTRTAPISNYNLSISGAGDGFSYYVSGSSTDQKGVLIGDQFKRNTLNSKVEGDLVDWVTVGVNMSYSYQDHSGLAAPMGSALNASPLASKFDENGIYPSRFNQEFLMAHPLRYEYVENDDIRKNLFVTAYMKVEVPGVEGLNYDFNYSSNTTSQRNRTFYPSTVEEASAVNGRGKIENNERTNWTYNHIFNYRKSVAQMHNIDMTLVYTRDHTAWNGSVMDANRFTSEILGFNDMGLAEQYTVGSGAWEESVVGYMARINYGFDSRYLLTGTYRRDGYSGFGKKNKFVDFFALSAAWNVTEEVFMKSTSDWLNTLKVRVSHGENGNQGIGAYSSLSRLSARYYAFGSGSAIGTLPTSMGNAGLSWETTLSTNVGLDYSFANNRISGSIDVYKADTKNVLVNRSLPGATGYKSVWANIGEIANKGIEAEVSTVNLDGPLRWESRLVFSLNRNEIIELYGDGRDDVGNSWFIGEPIGAIYDYKRTGGVWSEEELYDGETLDNFYPGQFKLADLNGDNRITADDRTIVGNTEPKYRFSINNSLAYKNLSLSFLINSVQGGDGYYIGDLKYLLEATSSFDYAQRANQPAIRQNWTPDNGVNDAPAVYNYPSVSSGNYQDRSFVRLQDISLGYKFNQNILDTLKAQDFQIYLSGQNLYTWTNWEGYDPESGYSLMIRNISMGLRLSY; encoded by the coding sequence ATGGAAAAATTAAAATTAATTTTAGGGAGTGGTATGGCGGCTGTGGCATTTCTATTTCCAGTAAATGGTGAGTGTAATAATTCAATGAAGGCCTTCAGTGATACGGCCCCCGTTGAAATGGTGAATACTAGGACGCCTAATGCTAGTGAAATTAAAAGACTGGGTGTTGTTCAAGGTTGGGATGTAACAGGTAGGATACTCGATAAGGCTGGGGTGCCATTACCTGGTGCGACTATTGTGGAAAAGGGTACTTCAAATGGTACCATGACAGATTTTGATGGGAATTTCTCATTAATGGTTTCTGAAAAGGATGCTGTCCTTTTAATATCATATATAGGCTATGTTAAGCAAGAGGTGGTTGTAAAGGGTCAAGAAATTATAAATGTTGTTTTGGATGAAGATGCGGAGAAATTAGATGAAGTGGTGGTGGTAGGATATGGTACTCAAAAAAGGAAGGATCTTACTGGTGCTATTACAAGTGTTAATGTTGATGCCATGCCACCTTCGGCAAATACAAATGTCATGCAGGCGATGCGGGGACAAACGGCAGGCCTAAATGTGGACGGAGGTTCTATGGCGGGAAGTGAGCCTAGTTTTACCATTAGAGGAAAAACTTCTTTGTCCGCGAGTAATGGGCCTTTAATTGTATTGGATGGTATTATCTATAATGGAACTATGTCTAGTATAAATGTATCAGATATCGAAAAGGTTGATATTTTGAAGGGTGCTAGTGCTGCAGCTGTTTATGGTTCTAGATCTGCAAACGGGGTAGTGCTTGTTACTACGAAAAAAGGAAAGAGGGGGGAAGGTCCTAAGATAAACTTCAGTGCTAATAGTGGTTTGCAAGGGTACGCAAATAACCCAGTGAAATATATGAATGGTGAGCAATATGCGAAAAGGTTAGTCGATTATAATTACTTTCAGAGTTTGTATAGTTGGTATGGGAAAAATCCATCGGGGCCAAGTGATCAGGCCGGAAGGCCGGTTCATCCTGGTTATCAGGAACAAAGTGTTCTCAATGTTTTAAAATCAGATGATGAAAGGGCTAATTATGTTGCGGGAAATGAAATTAATTGGATTGATGAGGTTACTAGAACGGCACCAATATCTAATTACAATCTAAGTATTTCAGGGGCTGGTGATGGCTTTTCTTATTATGTTTCTGGGTCGTCAACAGACCAAAAGGGTGTTTTAATAGGAGATCAATTTAAAAGAAATACTTTAAATAGTAAAGTAGAGGGGGACTTGGTTGATTGGGTTACCGTAGGGGTGAATATGTCGTATTCCTACCAAGATCATTCAGGATTGGCAGCTCCTATGGGGTCCGCTTTAAATGCTAGCCCCTTGGCTAGTAAATTTGATGAAAATGGGATATATCCAAGCCGATTTAATCAGGAATTTTTAATGGCACATCCGCTGCGTTATGAATATGTTGAAAATGATGATATTCGAAAAAATTTATTCGTTACCGCTTATATGAAGGTGGAGGTACCTGGTGTTGAGGGGTTAAATTATGATTTTAATTACTCCAGCAATACAACAAGCCAAAGAAATAGAACTTTTTATCCAAGTACGGTAGAGGAAGCTTCCGCTGTAAATGGTCGCGGGAAAATCGAAAATAATGAACGGACAAACTGGACATACAATCATATTTTTAACTACCGGAAGAGTGTTGCTCAAATGCACAATATAGACATGACATTGGTTTATACCAGAGACCATACCGCTTGGAATGGATCTGTTATGGATGCCAATAGGTTTACGAGCGAAATTCTTGGATTTAATGATATGGGATTGGCAGAGCAATATACTGTTGGTTCTGGTGCATGGGAGGAAAGTGTTGTAGGTTATATGGCTAGAATAAATTATGGGTTCGACAGTCGTTACCTACTTACGGGTACCTACCGTAGGGATGGTTATTCAGGATTTGGGAAAAAGAATAAGTTTGTAGACTTCTTTGCGCTTTCCGCAGCTTGGAATGTTACGGAAGAAGTATTTATGAAAAGCACATCGGACTGGCTTAATACCTTAAAAGTGAGAGTCTCTCATGGTGAAAATGGTAACCAAGGGATTGGGGCGTACTCCAGTTTATCGAGGTTAAGTGCTAGATATTATGCGTTTGGTTCAGGGTCAGCCATTGGTACGCTTCCGACTTCTATGGGGAATGCCGGATTAAGTTGGGAAACCACTTTATCCACAAATGTTGGTTTGGATTATTCATTTGCAAATAACAGGATTTCAGGATCCATCGATGTTTATAAGGCGGATACAAAAAATGTGTTGGTGAATAGATCATTGCCAGGTGCCACAGGGTATAAAAGCGTATGGGCTAATATAGGGGAGATTGCTAATAAAGGAATTGAAGCTGAAGTATCGACCGTAAATTTGGATGGCCCATTGCGGTGGGAAAGTAGATTGGTGTTTTCGTTAAATCGAAATGAAATTATTGAACTCTATGGAGATGGTAGGGACGATGTAGGCAACAGTTGGTTTATTGGCGAGCCTATTGGAGCTATATACGACTATAAACGAACAGGTGGTGTATGGTCTGAGGAAGAGCTGTATGATGGAGAAACACTCGACAACTTTTATCCTGGTCAATTTAAATTGGCAGATCTGAATGGTGATAATAGAATAACTGCGGACGATAGGACCATTGTTGGGAATACGGAGCCTAAATATAGGTTCAGTATCAATAATAGCTTAGCATACAAAAACCTATCCCTGTCCTTCCTTATTAATTCCGTTCAAGGGGGGGATGGGTATTATATTGGAGATCTTAAGTACTTGCTAGAAGCCACATCCAGTTTTGATTATGCGCAAAGGGCCAATCAACCTGCAATTAGACAAAATTGGACACCTGATAATGGAGTTAATGATGCCCCAGCAGTATATAATTATCCAAGTGTATCCTCTGGAAATTATCAGGATAGAAGCTTTGTGAGATTACAGGACATCTCTTTAGGATATAAGTTTAACCAGAATATTTTAGACACCCTTAAGGCACAAGATTTTCAAATCTACTTGAGTGGGCAAAATTTGTACACATGGACCAATTGGGAGGGATATGACCCTGAAAGTGGGTACTCCTTAATGATAAGGAATATTAGTATGGGACTTAGGTTAAGTTATTAA
- a CDS encoding Gfo/Idh/MocA family protein produces MGNNRRNFIKSTTLAGIGLGLAGNISLYANSKSTSKGRIGIIGLDTSHVTAFTKSINDAERAEFKGFSVVAAYPTKGSADMPASIDRLDKFTEEIRAMGVEIVTSIEELLTKVDFILLESVDGRRHLEEALPVLKSGKRMFVDKPLSNSLEGAVALFEASKKYNAPMFSASSTRFAPESVAIIKGNEAIGEVLGAHTYGPAGKQLGHLDMAYYGIHGIEALFTLMGTGCKEVTRFDTPSSTVVTGVWSDGRIGVFTATPEGGKASFGGVVHGSKGVAEKVKILDGYDPLIVEIINFFKTGVVPVSRTETLEIFAFMAAADESKLRRGKPVVLEEMMRKAEMQLQKR; encoded by the coding sequence ATGGGAAATAATCGCCGTAATTTTATTAAATCAACAACATTGGCCGGAATAGGGTTAGGTCTCGCCGGTAACATTTCACTGTACGCCAATAGTAAAAGTACCTCAAAGGGAAGGATAGGGATCATTGGATTGGATACTTCACATGTCACTGCTTTTACTAAGTCCATCAATGATGCCGAAAGAGCTGAGTTTAAAGGGTTTTCCGTTGTTGCTGCTTATCCCACTAAAGGAAGTGCCGATATGCCAGCTAGCATAGATCGGTTGGATAAGTTTACTGAGGAAATTAGGGCTATGGGGGTCGAAATAGTCACTTCTATTGAAGAGCTTTTAACTAAGGTAGATTTTATTTTGTTGGAATCTGTCGATGGAAGAAGGCATCTTGAAGAAGCATTGCCAGTGTTAAAATCGGGTAAGCGAATGTTTGTTGATAAACCACTTTCAAACTCTTTGGAAGGGGCTGTAGCACTTTTTGAAGCTTCAAAAAAATATAATGCACCTATGTTTTCGGCTTCCAGTACTAGATTTGCTCCAGAATCCGTAGCTATAATTAAAGGTAATGAAGCTATTGGTGAGGTTTTGGGAGCCCATACCTATGGCCCTGCAGGAAAGCAGCTAGGGCATCTGGATATGGCATATTATGGAATTCATGGCATTGAGGCACTTTTCACTTTAATGGGAACGGGTTGTAAAGAGGTGACAAGATTTGACACCCCCAGCTCCACTGTGGTTACAGGAGTTTGGAGCGATGGTAGGATAGGGGTTTTTACTGCAACTCCCGAAGGTGGGAAAGCTTCATTTGGAGGAGTGGTCCACGGAAGCAAGGGAGTAGCGGAAAAGGTTAAGATCTTGGATGGATATGATCCGTTGATCGTAGAGATTATTAATTTTTTCAAGACTGGTGTAGTGCCAGTCAGTCGTACAGAAACCTTGGAGATTTTCGCCTTTATGGCAGCGGCAGACGAAAGCAAGCTAAGGAGAGGGAAGCCGGTTGTGTTGGAGGAAATGATGCGTAAAGCAGAAATGCAGCTACAGAAAAGGTAA
- a CDS encoding RagB/SusD family nutrient uptake outer membrane protein, translating to MRNIDILKVLVSSRALAVAFILFAFFLSCSEEEFLKEEPLDFLTPENAYKTPEGIESGLIGMYSDIRDNWFRLANQAHTLHGNGTDVGYDGETPGGQRFLTNYETSVTPQSPEIRDWWNSAYRNIQSANVLIRAINEVDGDLWKNDAQKNSLLAEAMFFRAWAYRLAVILWGDVPLITEVIEEAKVDFIRTPKQEVYKQMEVDLTFAAKNLPARGHEALPGRLTQGAAYHLLTEVYLSQNKCDLAINAATTVIEKLGYGLMTERFGAQNDVLGSGDVYWDLFRYGNQNPPLNTEAIWTIQFEPKLELGGSDHYWSGIYGPRIFSLGAAPDGKPAFIKTFSDTLGRQVARTRGTNLVFYDVWKGNWDNDIRNAEHNIKRNFYYENPESEYHGKKIDLSDYAPGSRNLLKDTTNYIYPFFMKGWEPIVQATIADPNRGGGGAVSTDFYAMRLAETYLLRAEAHLCNNNDQIAAAKDINEVRGRANAIPVLPADVDVDYILDERIRELYFEEWRILTLMRTNKLIERTRKYHDNPMLPGANIQDYNNLFPIPQSEIDLNIESEFSQNPGYN from the coding sequence ATGAGAAATATAGATATCTTAAAGGTTTTGGTTAGCAGTAGAGCATTGGCCGTAGCATTCATTTTGTTTGCCTTTTTTCTCTCTTGTAGTGAAGAAGAGTTTTTAAAGGAAGAGCCATTGGATTTTTTAACACCTGAAAATGCCTACAAAACGCCCGAAGGTATAGAATCTGGGCTTATAGGCATGTATTCGGACATTCGGGATAATTGGTTTAGATTAGCTAATCAGGCACATACATTACATGGTAATGGTACCGATGTGGGCTATGACGGGGAAACTCCGGGGGGGCAGCGGTTTTTAACAAATTATGAAACTAGTGTTACACCACAGTCACCAGAAATTAGAGATTGGTGGAACAGTGCCTACAGAAACATTCAGTCTGCCAATGTTCTCATTAGGGCAATAAATGAAGTTGATGGAGACTTGTGGAAAAACGATGCTCAAAAGAATTCATTATTAGCTGAGGCTATGTTTTTTAGGGCCTGGGCATATCGTCTTGCAGTTATTCTATGGGGCGATGTGCCTCTTATCACAGAGGTCATAGAAGAAGCGAAAGTTGATTTCATAAGGACACCCAAACAGGAGGTGTACAAACAGATGGAAGTAGATCTGACCTTTGCAGCTAAAAATTTACCTGCCCGTGGGCATGAAGCTTTACCCGGACGTTTAACCCAGGGTGCAGCGTATCACCTGTTGACAGAAGTATACCTTTCTCAGAACAAATGTGATCTAGCCATTAATGCAGCAACAACGGTAATTGAGAAATTAGGATATGGATTAATGACAGAACGATTTGGAGCACAAAATGATGTGTTGGGGTCTGGAGATGTTTATTGGGATCTTTTCCGATATGGGAACCAAAACCCGCCTTTAAATACAGAGGCGATTTGGACAATCCAATTTGAGCCAAAACTAGAACTGGGAGGCTCCGACCATTATTGGTCTGGAATCTATGGTCCTCGTATTTTTAGTTTGGGTGCCGCTCCGGATGGCAAACCAGCATTTATCAAAACTTTCTCCGATACATTAGGCAGACAGGTGGCTCGGACACGAGGGACTAACTTGGTGTTTTACGACGTTTGGAAAGGGAATTGGGATAACGATATACGAAATGCTGAACATAATATAAAGCGGAATTTCTATTACGAAAATCCGGAGTCCGAATACCATGGTAAGAAAATTGATCTTTCTGATTACGCACCAGGCTCCAGAAATCTATTGAAAGACACTACCAATTACATATATCCATTTTTCATGAAAGGCTGGGAACCAATAGTGCAGGCCACAATTGCCGATCCTAACCGAGGTGGCGGTGGTGCTGTTTCTACTGATTTCTACGCCATGCGCTTAGCGGAAACCTATCTTTTAAGGGCGGAAGCGCATTTGTGTAATAATAACGATCAAATTGCAGCGGCCAAAGATATTAATGAAGTCAGGGGTCGTGCAAACGCAATTCCTGTTTTACCAGCAGATGTAGATGTCGATTATATTTTAGATGAACGGATACGTGAACTCTATTTTGAGGAATGGAGAATTTTGACCCTTATGCGTACAAACAAGTTGATAGAAAGAACCAGAAAATATCATGATAATCCTATGTTGCCAGGGGCTAATATTCAAGATTATAATAATTTGTTTCCAATACCTCAAAGTGAAATCGATTTAAATATCGAGTCGGAATTTAGTCAAAACCCTGGTTATAATTAA
- a CDS encoding substrate-binding domain-containing protein yields the protein MKKTTIQDLADYANVSIGTVDRVIHKRGKVSAVKQKKVEEAIKNLNFNPNLLARTLALGQQFNICSLLPRASNPNSYWSLPKRGIEEAIVDYRDFGIACHSIEYNLFDESSFVESADALLAMNPNGVILAPLFEKESLLFIKKLDAKKIPYIFIDAIIPNQNNLSYIGPDLNGSGHVAGKLMSSILNSSDDILILNFVKGLENSHINIIEKGFREFFHSLKETGKGKINTITVPSIEEVDITRELTKYYIKNPGTKGVFVTNSRAHIIAKYHTMHELSIKVVGFDMLQENIREMKNGNIDFLISQRPISQGTMAVKALFEYFVHKKSLVKIQHLPLDIIIKENIDYYIKFQEPVVVDQPNTMKNPD from the coding sequence GTGAAAAAAACAACTATTCAGGACCTCGCCGATTATGCAAATGTTTCTATAGGAACCGTTGACAGGGTGATACACAAAAGAGGGAAAGTCTCCGCGGTAAAACAAAAAAAAGTCGAGGAGGCGATCAAAAATCTCAATTTCAACCCCAATCTTTTGGCCAGAACCCTAGCCCTGGGACAACAGTTCAATATATGCAGTCTTCTTCCCAGAGCGAGCAACCCAAATAGCTATTGGAGCCTTCCCAAGCGAGGCATAGAAGAAGCAATTGTTGATTACAGAGATTTTGGCATCGCCTGTCATTCTATTGAATACAATCTTTTTGACGAATCGAGTTTTGTAGAAAGTGCAGATGCTTTACTCGCTATGAATCCCAATGGCGTAATACTAGCCCCTCTTTTTGAAAAAGAGAGCCTATTGTTTATTAAAAAGCTCGACGCCAAAAAAATCCCTTACATCTTTATCGATGCAATTATCCCAAACCAAAACAATCTTTCTTATATAGGACCCGACCTTAACGGAAGTGGCCATGTGGCAGGCAAGCTTATGAGCTCCATATTGAACAGTTCCGATGACATTCTTATATTGAATTTTGTAAAAGGTCTGGAAAACAGCCATATTAATATCATTGAAAAAGGATTTCGCGAATTTTTCCATTCTTTGAAAGAAACAGGAAAAGGAAAGATAAATACCATTACGGTACCCTCTATCGAAGAAGTGGATATTACACGGGAACTCACAAAATACTACATTAAGAACCCGGGAACTAAAGGGGTTTTCGTCACCAATTCCAGAGCCCATATCATAGCAAAATATCACACCATGCACGAACTTTCAATTAAAGTAGTAGGGTTTGACATGCTGCAGGAAAATATCCGCGAAATGAAGAATGGGAATATCGATTTTCTTATATCCCAAAGGCCAATTTCGCAAGGAACGATGGCCGTTAAGGCACTTTTCGAGTATTTTGTACACAAGAAATCTCTTGTAAAAATACAGCACCTACCACTAGATATTATTATAAAAGAAAATATAGATTATTATATAAAGTTTCAGGAACCTGTTGTTGTCGATCAACCCAATACTATGAAAAATCCAGATTAA
- a CDS encoding Gfo/Idh/MocA family protein, producing MDRKKLGFGIIGTGAIASHHAKSIQELEDCKLIAVCSSTPERAKVASEKFGVPAYSNLEEFLLRDDLDIISVCTESGRHMEPILAAAMAGKHVIVEKPLEVTVERASRIIAVCRAQNVKLGVIFQNRFNPAYLRLKQAVHQGALGKLILGNAYIKWYRDEAYYKTSDWKGTLTGDGGAALINQGIHTIDLLLDIMGDVESVFGKVKTMVHDIEGEDIGIAMLDFKNGAMGTIEGGTSLYPGYKDRLEIFGENGSIIYEGGEIVSWNLKGCEATTKKTDEISSSGASDPMSVDYRLHLAQLKEMVLAVRNDRDPEVNGESALKSLELISAIYKSSKEKQIIELK from the coding sequence ATGGATAGAAAAAAACTCGGATTTGGAATCATAGGAACAGGTGCTATTGCATCACACCACGCCAAGAGTATTCAAGAACTTGAAGACTGTAAATTAATAGCGGTCTGCAGTTCTACTCCGGAAAGGGCAAAAGTAGCCTCCGAAAAATTTGGGGTACCTGCCTATTCAAATTTAGAAGAGTTTTTGCTCAGGGACGACTTAGATATTATTTCTGTTTGTACCGAGAGCGGCAGGCATATGGAACCCATACTAGCGGCGGCTATGGCAGGGAAGCATGTGATTGTAGAAAAACCTTTAGAGGTGACAGTAGAACGGGCCAGCCGTATTATAGCGGTATGCCGTGCGCAAAACGTGAAACTGGGGGTCATTTTTCAAAATCGATTCAATCCAGCCTATTTACGGCTGAAACAAGCAGTCCATCAGGGTGCTTTGGGGAAATTAATTTTGGGAAATGCGTACATCAAATGGTATCGGGATGAAGCCTATTATAAAACTAGCGACTGGAAAGGGACTCTCACGGGGGACGGCGGGGCAGCCTTAATAAACCAAGGCATCCATACCATTGATCTGTTACTAGATATCATGGGAGATGTGGAGAGCGTTTTTGGCAAAGTAAAGACCATGGTGCACGATATAGAGGGGGAAGATATTGGAATTGCCATGTTAGATTTTAAAAATGGCGCTATGGGGACCATTGAAGGAGGCACATCATTATATCCTGGCTATAAGGACCGTTTGGAAATATTTGGTGAAAACGGAAGTATTATCTATGAGGGGGGTGAAATAGTTAGCTGGAATTTAAAAGGTTGTGAAGCAACAACAAAAAAGACTGATGAAATATCTTCTAGTGGCGCATCAGACCCCATGTCTGTAGATTATCGTTTGCACTTGGCTCAACTAAAAGAAATGGTTCTGGCAGTTCGCAATGATCGAGACCCCGAAGTAAATGGAGAAAGCGCCCTTAAATCCTTGGAACTGATTTCGGCCATTTATAAATCTTCCAAGGAAAAACAAATAATCGAATTAAAATAA
- a CDS encoding DUF1080 domain-containing protein, translating to MKKLLIGVILPTLLIISCKSKQEEKNSQQKESAINTLTTAETNEGWILLFDGKTFNGWRSLGRDMVQKEHWKIEDGAIRKLNSGEVPSLADGQPMEGGDLMTEDSFDNFELYFEWKISNQGNTGLKYNVSEEMSQKYDSKYSALGFEYQLLDDKDSTYAGKLKPSQYTGGLYDLVIPKNTRIKPVGEYNSSKISINGNHVEHWLNGDLVLTYELGSPHLDSLFQASKYRDIPQFLEKRKGHIVLQNHKDDAWFRNIKIRKTPAKE from the coding sequence ATGAAAAAGTTACTCATAGGAGTTATACTACCCACTTTGCTTATTATAAGCTGCAAGTCAAAGCAAGAAGAAAAAAACTCCCAACAGAAAGAAAGCGCAATCAATACATTAACTACCGCAGAAACAAACGAAGGATGGATACTACTTTTCGACGGTAAAACCTTTAATGGATGGCGAAGTCTAGGTCGGGATATGGTCCAGAAGGAACATTGGAAGATCGAAGACGGTGCGATACGGAAACTGAACTCTGGCGAGGTTCCATCCCTTGCCGATGGACAACCAATGGAAGGTGGAGATCTAATGACCGAAGATTCTTTTGACAACTTTGAATTATATTTTGAATGGAAAATATCCAATCAAGGAAATACCGGCCTAAAGTATAATGTATCAGAGGAAATGTCACAAAAATACGATTCCAAATATTCTGCTTTGGGATTTGAATATCAATTACTCGACGACAAGGATAGCACCTATGCCGGGAAGTTAAAACCCTCACAATACACCGGTGGTCTGTACGATTTGGTCATTCCAAAAAATACCAGAATCAAACCTGTGGGAGAATATAATTCAAGCAAAATTTCCATTAATGGCAATCATGTTGAACATTGGTTAAATGGGGACCTTGTATTAACCTATGAATTGGGTTCCCCGCATTTGGACTCTTTGTTCCAAGCCAGTAAATATAGGGACATTCCTCAATTTTTAGAAAAACGAAAAGGACATATAGTCCTGCAAAACCATAAGGACGATGCTTGGTTCAGAAATATCAAGATTAGAAAAACCCCAGCAAAGGAATAA
- a CDS encoding glucosamine-6-phosphate deaminase, whose amino-acid sequence MKTDLTIENISISIYENPDEMGGAAANFVESKLKEAIALKGYANLILATGASQFTFLKDLKNKEIDWQKITVFHLDEYRGISNTHPASFRKYLKERILDEVEPKKVYFLNGDAVDIEQEIQQYAIELKKHPIDIACIGIGENGHIAFNDPPVADFNDPEWVKLVTLDEACKNQQIGEGWFPTMDDVPKQALTVTIPAILSCKTISCVVPDQRKAQAVYNTLYNPISTECPATILRKHPDTRMFLDKGSAAKL is encoded by the coding sequence ATGAAGACTGATCTAACTATTGAAAACATCTCAATATCCATTTATGAAAACCCTGACGAAATGGGAGGTGCCGCAGCGAATTTTGTAGAGAGTAAGCTGAAAGAGGCGATTGCCTTAAAAGGGTATGCCAATCTTATTTTGGCGACCGGAGCTTCCCAGTTTACATTTTTAAAGGATTTGAAGAACAAGGAGATCGACTGGCAAAAAATAACGGTCTTTCACTTGGATGAATACAGGGGGATTTCTAACACGCACCCTGCCAGTTTCCGAAAATATCTAAAGGAAAGAATTCTGGATGAAGTGGAACCAAAAAAAGTGTATTTCTTAAACGGGGATGCGGTAGATATTGAACAAGAGATACAACAATATGCCATTGAGCTGAAAAAACATCCTATAGACATTGCCTGTATCGGCATTGGTGAGAACGGCCACATTGCCTTTAACGATCCACCAGTGGCTGATTTTAACGATCCTGAATGGGTAAAACTGGTAACACTAGACGAAGCATGTAAAAACCAGCAAATTGGAGAAGGATGGTTCCCTACCATGGACGATGTTCCAAAACAGGCTTTAACGGTGACCATTCCGGCAATATTAAGCTGTAAAACAATTAGCTGTGTAGTTCCCGACCAAAGAAAGGCCCAAGCAGTGTACAATACCCTTTATAATCCAATAAGTACTGAATGCCCTGCTACAATTTTAAGAAAACATCCCGATACAAGAATGTTCCTTGACAAGGGTTCTGCAGCGAAGCTATAA
- a CDS encoding alpha/beta hydrolase family protein, with protein sequence MSILLFNSGMAQNQEKSKLESGAARVWDIIASDFSVPEVFSEDYGQYRSPLKFYNGKKVRTPKDWQKRKKEIRQRWQEMMGHWPEVITNQKLEILDTVRRENFMQHRVRFYWQPGEQTEGYLLVPDGEGQKPAVITVFYEPETAIGYSDKPYRDFAYQLAKRGFVTLSIGTTEATKNKTFSLYYPNINNAQVQPLSMLGYAAANAWEVLSKVEKVDSARIGIVGHSFGGKWAMFGASLYEKFAASVWSDPGIVFDESRESVNYWEPWYLGYHPKPWRKRGLITKENPARGLYPKLIKEGYDLTELHALMAPRPFLVSGGAEDPVDRWKALNHTIAVNKLLGYEHRVGMTNRPEHSPNQESNEHIYLFLEYFLKYGAHHPK encoded by the coding sequence TTGTCGATACTATTATTCAATAGTGGAATGGCGCAAAACCAGGAAAAATCGAAATTGGAATCAGGTGCTGCAAGGGTATGGGATATAATAGCCTCAGATTTCTCTGTGCCCGAGGTTTTTTCTGAAGATTATGGCCAATACCGATCGCCGTTGAAATTTTATAATGGAAAAAAGGTTAGGACACCTAAGGATTGGCAGAAAAGGAAAAAGGAGATTCGGCAAAGGTGGCAAGAAATGATGGGGCATTGGCCAGAAGTTATCACAAATCAGAAGCTTGAAATCTTGGATACGGTAAGGCGCGAAAATTTTATGCAGCATAGGGTGCGGTTTTATTGGCAACCCGGAGAGCAGACAGAAGGATACCTGTTGGTTCCTGATGGGGAAGGACAAAAACCGGCGGTCATCACTGTTTTTTATGAGCCAGAAACTGCCATAGGTTATTCTGATAAACCGTATCGCGATTTTGCCTATCAATTGGCTAAGCGGGGGTTTGTTACCTTATCGATAGGGACTACAGAAGCTACTAAAAATAAAACCTTCTCATTATACTACCCTAATATTAACAATGCACAGGTCCAGCCATTATCCATGCTTGGATACGCGGCCGCGAATGCGTGGGAGGTACTATCCAAAGTGGAGAAGGTAGATTCCGCTCGGATTGGTATTGTGGGGCATTCATTTGGAGGTAAATGGGCAATGTTCGGAGCTAGTTTATATGAAAAGTTTGCTGCATCAGTCTGGTCGGATCCTGGTATTGTCTTTGATGAGTCACGGGAATCTGTGAATTATTGGGAGCCATGGTATTTGGGATATCACCCCAAACCATGGCGGAAACGAGGACTAATTACAAAGGAAAATCCGGCAAGGGGATTGTATCCAAAATTAATAAAGGAGGGTTATGACCTAACGGAACTACATGCCCTTATGGCGCCAAGACCATTTTTGGTTTCTGGGGGAGCCGAAGACCCGGTAGATCGATGGAAAGCCCTAAATCATACCATTGCAGTTAATAAGCTATTGGGGTATGAGCATCGTGTAGGTATGACCAATAGGCCAGAGCATTCTCCAAACCAGGAATCCAACGAACATATATATCTGTTTTTAGAATATTTTTTAAAGTATGGTGCTCATCACCCAAAATAA